One segment of Panicum virgatum strain AP13 chromosome 3K, P.virgatum_v5, whole genome shotgun sequence DNA contains the following:
- the LOC120699085 gene encoding protein EARLY RESPONSIVE TO DEHYDRATION 15-like, which yields MAVVSGNGGRLNPLAEPFVPYGVRYRGLQTAAEAAEQEVEDFSPEWWRLVAASPAFRDRWLRDYGALGLLDADEDAEVVDSFLPEELFSPPPPRQESAREEGAAGKRGGGGGLEVAAWGIDKWWRAHGGPPEAPRYAEKAPRRVASGARVSPRPIQQPR from the exons ATGGCGGTGGTGAGCGGCAACGGCGGCAGGCTGAACCCGTTGGCGGAGCCGTTCGTGCCTTACGGGGTGCGGTACCGCGGCCTgcagacggcggcggaggcggcggagcaggaggtggagGACTTCTCCCCCGAGTGGTGGCGCCTGGTCGCCGCCTCCCCGGCCTTCCGCGACCGCTGGCTCCGCGACTACGGCGCGCTCGGCCTGCTCGACGCGGACGAGGACGCGGAGGTCGTCGACAGCTTCCTCCCCGAGGAGCTCttctcccctccgccgccgcgccaag AGAGCGCGCGGGAGGAAGGCGCGGCCGgcaagaggggcggcggcggggggcttGAGGTGGCAGCGTGGGGGATCGACAAGTGGtggcgcgcgcacggcggccCGCCGGAGGCCCCGAGGTACGCGGAGAAGGCGCCGCGGAGGGTGGCCAGCGGCGCCAGGGTGAGCCCCCGGCCCATCCAGCAGCCGCGCTGA
- the LOC120699084 gene encoding CASP-like protein 4B4 has product MADVEKGAPVPAAAPPAEGADAAAGGRSGGVVGAALLRWRAQDVLERSGSALRAGAWALSLLAFLVMVCNEHGDWKQFDRYEEYRYIVAVGLLAFVYTTLQLLRHGVRLTGCQDLQPKTGLLVDFAGDQVTAYLMMSALSAAIPITNRMREGADNVFTDSSAASISMAFFAFVCLALSALISGFKLAKQTYI; this is encoded by the exons atggccgacgtCGAGAAGGGGGCCCCCgtgcccgccgcggcgcccccggccgagggcgcggacgccgcggccggcgggaggAGCGGCGGAGTGGTGGGCGCCGCGCTGCTGCGGTGGCGGGCGCAGGACGTCCTGGAGCGGTCGGGGTCCGCGCTGCGCGCCGGGGCGTGGGCGCTCTCCCTGCTGGCGTTCCTCGTCATGGTCTGCAACGAGCACGGCGACTGGAAGCAGTTCGACCGCTACGAGGAGTACAG GTACATCGTCGCCGTCGGGCTGCTGGCCTTCGTCTACACGACGCTGCAGCTGCTCCGGCACGGCGTCCGCCTCACCGGCTGCCAGGACCTGCAGCCCAAGACCGGCCTCCTCGTCGACTTCGCCGGGGACCAG GTTACCGCCTACCTGATGATGTCGGCACTGTCAGCCGCGATCCCGATCACCAACCGCATGCGTGAGGGCGCGGACAACGTGTTCACCGACTCGTCGGCGGCGTCCATCAGCATGGCCTTCTTCGCCTTCGTCTGCCTCGCGCTCTCCGCCCTCATCTCCGGCTTCAAGCTCGCCAAGCAGACATACATCTGA